In Opitutaceae bacterium TAV5, one genomic interval encodes:
- a CDS encoding glycoside hydrolase family 2, which produces MKSLSLYIVLWLTFACGGAASGVVPPFYPEPTPLPPASTAITPREIKVALPDGTRIVPGDFNETRSLNGNWKLSRLEQSAAPFGEPTARDREYEKTDFDDSAWDEIPVPLDWYRQYPRFRSRSQPYVKGTYRRAFDLSGDDLARGKRVLLHFGVIGYDATVFVNGREVGRHKGDFTPCEFDVTDAVRAGENRIALRVLTDFGPNRGDVPLATHVYGSQWGFDDIKGGLWQSVSLRLEPAIRFRQIFVTPVLADDSLRIDYVIDNRTGRDAMLGLGFAVSTALKADPNRLNAAVGPGAVSLKPGDNTGSATIRLDRPVRWSPDEPFMYYLNGYIRARDGQVVSARAERFGFRDFRIIDGKFHLNGTRIYLFGENFSSATYGGRGRTPEEDREQLRGRLARFRSLGVNILRPAHMPPVPDALELADEIGIMIYNEWGWSFTNRIDVPAFQENNDRELAEWLARDHNHPSVVMWSTGNEVIHKDRPEIRWLLDRQVDLVRRLDRQGRPVGSFSGSASWFSYGTEPLNTDFLDLHDYAGFFRPSWTVFRSVMDKNYAGSLEHYGREGRDLGMPYVIWECVGFSWGGLSDPEFRLNDIEAYARYARAPASWGKPNGIGLAGTIGLAAALDPERGLPYGRAKFGHRLLEQVRQDLRVDGFAPWFLSDTLEAATLWNQPVLPGIRNAAGLPPVNFFSGDTDEAELFAVNSTPEPLRDVHFRVWLRTPAGEDVELGRFSPGEIAPWHKAVLPVKLSIPPVSSPCPQIRITLNNSAGGVIGRNFYNVGIRDRTLLAEPLAVAETVALLDTGDAGSVDRTAGILTALSVPFDTVPVARLSSQHTAAILPAASPGPGGVAVDHRALRAWAREGGKLLILEQAPSDRSLLPGLKVVPSHLAYVDLAIPEHPVFAGLSQRDFDQWNSPDAGYVIDAGIEPFTTNAIAVRAPQLSSNKIENAVMEATVGRGRIFWTQLNATRLWGVDSSASLYLRNVLGYMLGGAPAYAKVKPLPESGGQLAVIPAGREIFIDLSAHANQGFADDGKRGGWTAQGPDDFAGMPTGLQELRGVPFRIIDPAANGGKSCLVLRGSERPGFPARIDGLPVNRKLTRLFFLHASAWPGDDVGRYRLHYEDGTHHDYLLVNGRNIGDWRAPRELPEATPVIVRGNRQGTGLVGVYRAVLENPHPQKKILTIDFLSSGFDNTIEWLPGIAPVPILVGITGELAP; this is translated from the coding sequence ATGAAGTCCCTTTCCCTCTACATTGTTTTGTGGCTCACTTTCGCTTGCGGAGGCGCCGCGTCTGGCGTTGTGCCGCCATTTTATCCGGAGCCCACGCCTTTGCCTCCCGCGTCCACCGCCATCACCCCGCGGGAGATCAAAGTGGCGTTGCCGGACGGCACGCGGATCGTCCCTGGTGATTTCAACGAGACCCGCTCGCTGAACGGGAACTGGAAACTTTCCCGTCTGGAACAGTCGGCTGCTCCCTTTGGCGAGCCCACGGCGCGCGACAGGGAATATGAAAAAACCGACTTCGACGATTCCGCCTGGGACGAGATTCCCGTGCCGTTGGACTGGTATCGGCAATACCCCAGGTTTCGCTCCAGGTCGCAGCCCTACGTCAAGGGCACTTATCGCCGCGCCTTCGACTTGTCCGGAGATGACCTCGCCCGGGGCAAACGGGTGCTGCTGCATTTCGGCGTCATCGGCTACGACGCCACGGTGTTCGTCAACGGTCGCGAGGTCGGCCGGCACAAGGGCGATTTCACGCCCTGCGAGTTCGATGTGACCGACGCCGTCCGCGCCGGTGAAAACCGGATCGCCCTCCGCGTCCTGACCGACTTCGGCCCCAACCGAGGCGACGTGCCGCTCGCCACCCACGTGTATGGCTCCCAGTGGGGTTTTGACGACATCAAAGGCGGCCTCTGGCAGTCGGTCTCCCTGCGGCTGGAGCCCGCCATCCGGTTCCGGCAGATTTTCGTTACCCCGGTGCTCGCCGACGACTCCCTGCGCATCGACTATGTGATCGACAACCGGACCGGCCGGGACGCCATGCTCGGCCTGGGCTTCGCGGTGAGCACCGCGCTCAAGGCCGATCCCAACCGCCTGAACGCCGCCGTCGGCCCGGGCGCGGTCTCGCTCAAGCCCGGCGACAACACCGGTTCGGCCACGATCAGGCTGGACCGCCCCGTCCGGTGGTCGCCCGACGAACCGTTCATGTATTACCTTAACGGATACATTCGGGCGCGAGACGGTCAGGTTGTCTCCGCCCGCGCCGAACGCTTCGGCTTCCGGGATTTTCGGATCATCGACGGCAAGTTCCACCTGAACGGCACGCGGATCTACCTCTTTGGGGAAAACTTCTCCTCCGCGACATACGGCGGACGGGGACGCACCCCGGAGGAAGACCGCGAGCAGCTCCGCGGCCGGCTGGCGCGCTTCAGGAGCCTCGGCGTGAATATCCTTCGCCCCGCGCACATGCCGCCCGTGCCCGACGCCCTTGAACTGGCCGACGAGATCGGGATCATGATCTACAACGAGTGGGGCTGGTCCTTCACCAACAGGATCGACGTGCCGGCCTTTCAGGAAAACAACGACCGCGAGCTGGCCGAGTGGCTGGCCCGCGACCACAACCACCCCTCGGTGGTCATGTGGAGCACGGGCAACGAGGTCATCCACAAGGACCGGCCGGAGATCAGGTGGCTGCTCGACCGCCAGGTGGACCTCGTCCGCCGGCTCGACCGGCAGGGCCGCCCGGTCGGGAGTTTCTCGGGGTCGGCGAGCTGGTTTTCCTACGGCACCGAGCCGCTCAACACGGACTTTCTCGACCTGCATGATTACGCCGGGTTTTTCCGGCCGTCGTGGACGGTCTTCCGTTCTGTCATGGACAAGAATTACGCCGGCTCGCTGGAGCACTACGGCCGGGAGGGCCGCGACCTCGGGATGCCCTATGTCATCTGGGAGTGCGTCGGCTTCTCCTGGGGCGGCCTGTCGGACCCGGAGTTCAGGCTGAACGACATCGAGGCCTACGCCAGATACGCACGCGCCCCTGCCAGTTGGGGAAAGCCCAACGGCATCGGCCTGGCGGGCACCATCGGCCTCGCCGCCGCGCTCGATCCGGAACGCGGGCTGCCCTACGGCCGGGCGAAATTCGGGCACCGGCTGCTGGAGCAGGTGCGGCAGGACCTCCGGGTCGACGGCTTCGCCCCCTGGTTCCTCTCCGACACCCTCGAGGCCGCGACCCTGTGGAATCAGCCGGTCCTGCCCGGCATCCGCAACGCAGCGGGCCTGCCCCCGGTGAATTTCTTTTCCGGCGACACCGACGAGGCCGAGCTCTTCGCCGTCAACAGCACGCCGGAGCCCCTGCGCGACGTCCATTTCCGCGTGTGGCTGCGGACGCCCGCAGGGGAAGATGTCGAGCTGGGCCGGTTTTCCCCGGGAGAGATAGCCCCCTGGCACAAGGCCGTCCTGCCGGTGAAGCTCTCGATCCCCCCGGTGTCATCTCCCTGTCCGCAAATCCGCATTACGTTGAACAACTCCGCGGGCGGCGTCATCGGCCGGAATTTCTACAACGTCGGCATCCGGGACCGCACGCTGCTCGCCGAACCCCTCGCCGTGGCGGAAACCGTCGCGCTGCTCGACACCGGCGATGCCGGCTCCGTGGACCGCACTGCGGGCATCCTCACCGCGTTGTCTGTGCCGTTCGACACCGTGCCCGTCGCCCGGCTTTCCTCGCAGCACACGGCCGCGATCCTGCCCGCCGCCTCGCCGGGCCCGGGCGGAGTCGCCGTGGACCACCGCGCGCTGCGCGCGTGGGCGCGGGAAGGCGGCAAGCTCCTCATTCTGGAGCAAGCCCCCTCCGACCGCAGCCTCCTGCCCGGCCTGAAAGTTGTCCCCTCCCATCTGGCCTACGTCGATCTGGCCATCCCGGAGCATCCGGTTTTCGCAGGGCTTTCGCAGCGGGATTTCGACCAGTGGAACAGCCCCGACGCCGGCTACGTCATCGACGCGGGCATTGAGCCTTTCACGACCAATGCCATCGCCGTGCGCGCCCCGCAGCTCTCGTCGAACAAGATCGAGAACGCCGTCATGGAAGCCACGGTGGGGCGCGGGCGGATTTTCTGGACGCAACTCAACGCCACCCGGCTCTGGGGCGTGGACAGCTCCGCGTCGCTGTATTTGCGAAACGTGCTCGGCTACATGCTGGGCGGCGCTCCGGCCTATGCCAAGGTGAAGCCGCTGCCGGAGAGCGGTGGCCAGCTTGCGGTCATCCCGGCCGGCCGCGAAATCTTTATCGACCTTTCCGCGCATGCGAACCAGGGCTTCGCCGATGACGGGAAGCGGGGGGGCTGGACTGCCCAGGGACCCGATGACTTTGCCGGCATGCCCACCGGGCTGCAGGAGTTGCGAGGCGTGCCGTTCCGGATCATCGACCCCGCCGCCAACGGCGGAAAATCCTGTCTGGTTCTCCGCGGCTCGGAGCGCCCCGGATTTCCGGCGCGGATCGATGGCCTGCCGGTGAACCGGAAACTGACCCGCCTCTTCTTCCTCCACGCCAGCGCGTGGCCGGGAGACGATGTCGGCCGCTACCGGCTCCACTACGAGGACGGCACGCACCACGACTACCTGCTGGTAAACGGGCGCAACATCGGCGACTGGCGCGCCCCCCGCGAGCTGCCCGAGGCGACTCCGGTCATCGTCCGGGGCAACCGGCAGGGAACGGGCCTGGTCGGCGTTTACCGGGCCGTGCTGGAGAACCCTCATCCGCAAAAGAAAATCCTCACCATCGATTTCCTCTCGTCCGGTTTCGACAACACCATCGAGTGGCTGCCCGGCATCGCTCCGGTTCCGATCCTGGTGGGCATCACCGGCGAACTGGCCCCGTAA
- a CDS encoding N-terminal cleavage protein: MKTLPHNKQFVRLTRNPGFTLIELLTVIAIIGVLAGLMLATLGRVRSHARSTQCKSNLRQIGVAAGMYSVDDRGYIVPAFDPSDQNNKPLHKNHWTGLLAAYMGRSATGDFSGYREVPVFVCPGKEGGFGYGHNYFWLSKGTGGVLAGRMNMSQADNPSRTVLFTDQYHADTVAWRGFVRPAAWGTWKTPDDYTVSFRHSGDTCNVVWLDGHVSSESKNSKFAKSDDVWRLWSGQTEHYQ; the protein is encoded by the coding sequence ATGAAAACGTTACCTCACAACAAACAATTCGTCAGGCTTACCCGGAACCCCGGTTTTACATTGATCGAGCTCCTTACCGTGATCGCCATCATCGGCGTGCTGGCAGGGCTTATGTTGGCCACGCTCGGACGGGTCCGGAGCCATGCCCGCTCCACACAGTGCAAAAGCAATCTTCGCCAGATCGGTGTGGCTGCAGGGATGTATTCTGTCGATGACCGGGGATACATCGTGCCTGCGTTTGATCCGAGTGATCAAAACAACAAGCCGCTTCATAAAAATCATTGGACCGGATTGCTCGCCGCTTACATGGGGCGAAGTGCGACGGGTGATTTTTCCGGCTATCGGGAAGTCCCTGTATTCGTTTGTCCGGGCAAGGAGGGAGGATTTGGTTATGGGCATAACTACTTCTGGTTGAGCAAGGGCACGGGTGGTGTGCTGGCCGGGAGGATGAACATGTCGCAGGCAGACAATCCTTCCCGCACCGTATTGTTCACGGACCAATATCATGCCGATACGGTCGCATGGCGCGGCTTTGTTCGCCCGGCTGCGTGGGGGACCTGGAAAACACCTGACGATTATACCGTTTCCTTTCGCCATTCCGGTGACACTTGCAATGTTGTCTGGCTGGACGGGCATGTTTCTTCCGAGTCGAAAAATAGCAAATTCGCCAAATCAGATGATGTCTGGCGACTCTGGTCCGGACAGACGGAGCATTACCAGTAA
- a CDS encoding anchor protein → MTIKTRTLAVLSALVCATTLAQADATLTNRYEFNGTLNDSVGTTGAAASGTGTYSEAPGFGGGTPTGATNPSQSLQVGQTTDVRSGFTINSAAYSGTGSISLWLRSDLAATTNSQADYVFNQGGDWQKGIRLFLRDNNSNQLRFAIGDTTIGTWSAGVTQDTWYHVAVTWDTANTSAFFYVNGALIGSSTSVAASKFATTNINVGNWSFPAGTSSSYLENQFKGAIYDFQIYSGLLDAGQVAFLAVNPGLAIAVPEPGTLVLFLGSVSLAWTVACHRRRTRRA, encoded by the coding sequence ATGACTATAAAAACCCGCACCCTCGCCGTCCTGTCCGCCCTCGTCTGCGCCACGACGCTCGCCCAAGCCGACGCCACGCTTACGAACCGCTATGAGTTCAACGGCACTCTCAACGACTCCGTCGGTACGACCGGCGCCGCCGCCAGCGGAACCGGAACCTACTCCGAAGCCCCTGGTTTCGGCGGCGGCACCCCCACGGGCGCCACCAACCCCAGCCAATCGCTTCAGGTCGGACAAACCACCGACGTCCGCTCCGGTTTCACCATCAATAGCGCCGCCTATTCCGGGACAGGCTCCATCAGCCTCTGGCTCCGGTCTGATCTGGCCGCAACTACGAACAGTCAGGCGGACTACGTGTTCAACCAGGGCGGAGATTGGCAGAAAGGAATCAGACTCTTTCTCCGCGACAATAATAGCAACCAGCTCCGTTTCGCCATTGGAGACACGACCATCGGCACCTGGTCGGCGGGGGTGACGCAGGACACCTGGTATCATGTCGCCGTCACTTGGGACACGGCCAACACAAGCGCATTCTTCTATGTCAACGGTGCTCTCATCGGTAGCAGCACCAGCGTTGCCGCCAGCAAGTTCGCCACCACCAATATCAACGTCGGCAACTGGAGTTTTCCCGCCGGGACCAGCAGCAGCTATCTCGAGAACCAATTCAAAGGCGCTATCTACGACTTTCAGATATACTCGGGGCTGCTCGACGCCGGGCAGGTGGCCTTCCTCGCCGTCAACCCCGGACTCGCCATCGCCGTCCCCGAACCCGGCACCCTCGTACTTTTCCTCGGTAGCGTCTCCTTGGCCTGGACCGTAGCTTGCCACCGTCGCCGCACCCGCCGGGCCTGA